From a single Brassica napus cultivar Da-Ae chromosome C9, Da-Ae, whole genome shotgun sequence genomic region:
- the LOC106399811 gene encoding probable calcium-binding protein CML46, with protein MEKSFLSECKQSSSITFFALFNLFLIGFCRWVSSARIFLSTFFPLLQHHQRVEESLIKHIEEREEEEEDELCREDAEIVMRSLGLSPDSESDGLQERYSSKEISSLFEEKEASLEEVKLAFDVFDENRDGFIDTTELQRVLTTLGFKEGSCLENCMVMIRSLDGNKDGRIDFNEFLKFMENSFC; from the coding sequence ATGGAGAAGAGTTTCTTGTCTGAGTGCAAACAATCGTCTTCTATCACTTTCTTTGCTCTCTTCAACTTGTTCCTCATCGGGTTTTGCAGATGGGTTTCTTCTGCTCGCATCTTTTTATCCACATTCTTTCCTCTTCTTCAACACCACCAACGTGTTGAAGAGAGTTTGATCAAACACATAGAagaacgagaagaagaagaagaagatgaactctGTAGAGAAGACGCAGAGATTGTTATGAGAAGCTTAGGGCTTTCACCCGACTCAGAAAGCGATGGGCTTCAAGAACGGTACAGTTCCAAGGAAATTTCGAGTTTGTTCGAAGAGAAAGAGGCGAGCTTAGAGGAAGTGAAGCTAGCTTTTGATGTGTTCGATGAGAACAGAGATGGTTTTATCGACACTACAGAGTTGCAGAGAGTTTTGACAACACTAGGGTTCAAAGAAGGATCATGTCTAGAGAATTGCATGGTTATGATCAGATCATTAGATGGAAACAAAGACGGAAGAATCGATTTCAATGAATTTCTGAAGTTCATGGAGAATAGCTTCTGCTGA